The Vicia villosa cultivar HV-30 ecotype Madison, WI linkage group LG1, Vvil1.0, whole genome shotgun sequence genome includes a region encoding these proteins:
- the LOC131645133 gene encoding tubby-like F-box protein 8, which translates to MSFRSIVRDVRDSFGSLSRRSFDVKLTGHHHRGKSHGSVQDLHDQPLVIQNSCWASLPPELLFDVIRRLEESENTWPSRKHVVACASVCQSWRNMCKDIVKSPEFCGKLTFPVSLKQPGPRDGIIQCFIKRDKSNLTYHLFLCLSPALLVENGKFLLSAKRTRRTTYTEYVISMDADNISRSSNTYIGKLRSNFLGTKFIIYDTQPPHTSAHICPPGIGKTSRRFSKKVSPKVPSGSYNIAQVTYELNVLGTRGPRKMHCIMHSIPNSALDAGGSVPGQPELIPRSLEDSFRSISFSKSLDHSIEFSSSRFSEIGGSCNEDDDGKARPLVLKNKPPRWHEQLQCWCLNFRGRVTVASVKNFQLIASTQPPAGAPTPSQPAPSEHDKIILQFGKVGKDMFTMDYRYPLSAFQAFAICLSSFDTKLACE; encoded by the exons ATGTCATTCCGTAGCATAGTTCGTGATGTTCGTGATAGTTTCGGGAGCTTATCTAGGCGTAGTTTTGATGTCAAACTTACCGGTCATCATCATAGAGGAAAATCTCATGGTTCGGTACAGGATTTGCACGATCAGCCTCTTGTAATTCAAAATAGTTGCTGGGCGAGCTTACCCCCAGAATTACTTTTCGACGTCATTCGACGGCTAGAGGAGAGTGAGAATACGTGGCCTTCACGAAAGCATGTAGTTGCTTGTGCTTCTGTTTGCCAGTCTTGGAGGAATATGTGCAAGGACATCGTTAAGAGTCCTGAGTTCTGCGGCAAACTTACGTTCCCCGTGTCCCTGAAGCAG CCCGGGCCGCGAGATGGAATCATTCAATGCTTTATCAAAAGAGATAAATCTAACTTAACATACCACCTATTCCTTTGTCTGAGCCCCG CTTTGTTAGTCGAAAATGGAAAATTCCTCCTCTCTGCTAAGAGGACAAGGAGAACAACCTACACTGAGTATGTTATTTCCATGGATGCTGACAACATCTCCCGATCAAGTAATACTTACATCGGAAAGCTTAG ATCAAACTTTCTCGGAACGAAATTCATTATATATGACACACAGCCTCCCCACACTTCTGCCCATATATGTCCACCGGGGATTGGGAAGACGAGCCGCAGATTTTCCAAAAAGGTATCGCCTAAGGTCCCATCCGGGAGTTACAACATAGCTCAGGTAACATATGAACTGAACGTTCTCGGCACTCGAGGCCCAAGAAAGATGCACTGCATTATGCATTCAATACCAAATTCAGCACTTGATGCCGGCGGATCCGTTCCCGGACAGCCCGAGCTTATTCCCCGTTCCCTGGAGGACTCATTCCGTAGCATCTCGTTTTCAAAGTCCCTAGATCATTCCATCGAGTTCAGCAGTTCACGGTTTTCCGAGATCGGAGGATCATGCAACGAGGACGACGACGGCAAGGCAAGACCCTTAGTTCTGAAAAACAAGCCTCCAAGATGGCACGAACAACTCCAGTGCTGGTGCCTGAATTTCCGGGGCCGAGTAACTGTCGCATCTGTTAAAAACTTTCAGCTGATCGCATCCACCCAACCACCTGCTGGCGCGCCGACGCCATCTCAACCAGCTCCATCGGAACATGATAAGATTATTCTACAATTCGGCAAAGTCGGGAAAGATATGTTCACCATGGATTATCGGTATCCGTTATCCGCATTCCAAGCTTTCGCGATATGCTTGAGCAGCTTTGACACCAAGCTGGCTTGTGAATAA